The proteins below come from a single Salinilacihabitans rarus genomic window:
- a CDS encoding carbohydrate ABC transporter permease, which produces MGTETQRTAPTERSGVVSRASTWMENLSEQAYAYLLLAPAFLLLTLIAFWPLFETFRMSLYADGRGGETLGEFVAIDNYVQVLTGGNPFLPREVIDLSLTSSFPFVELGEPFFRQALLVTLSFAILSVIFETLLGFGQAFVMAKDYRGRRWFRVAIILPWAIPIVIQGMIFYLMFQPTVGFMTEPLQAIGVFGGSPLSTSRDSFFIILVADIWKTSAFMALLILAGMQSIDRSLYDVAKVSGASRWQQFRMITLPLVLPALLVAMLFRTLDAMRVFGIIETVSSCSTVPSMTCLVVETMFSARLYASAATVAFITAGLIGVVVSVYLIKFRDTERGAYA; this is translated from the coding sequence ATGGGTACTGAAACTCAACGGACGGCCCCGACCGAACGTAGCGGCGTCGTCTCCAGGGCGTCGACGTGGATGGAGAACCTCTCCGAGCAGGCGTACGCCTACCTGCTGCTGGCGCCGGCGTTCCTCCTGCTCACGCTCATCGCCTTCTGGCCGCTGTTCGAGACGTTCCGGATGTCGCTGTACGCCGACGGCCGCGGCGGCGAGACGCTCGGCGAGTTCGTCGCGATCGACAACTACGTCCAGGTGCTCACCGGGGGCAACCCGTTCCTGCCGCGTGAGGTGATCGACCTCTCGCTTACCTCGTCGTTCCCGTTCGTCGAACTCGGCGAGCCGTTCTTCCGACAGGCGCTGCTGGTCACGCTCTCGTTTGCCATCCTGAGCGTGATCTTCGAGACGCTGCTTGGCTTCGGTCAGGCGTTCGTAATGGCGAAAGACTACCGCGGCCGACGCTGGTTCCGCGTCGCGATCATCCTCCCGTGGGCGATTCCGATCGTCATCCAGGGGATGATCTTCTACCTGATGTTCCAGCCGACGGTCGGCTTCATGACGGAACCGCTTCAGGCGATCGGCGTCTTCGGCGGTTCGCCGCTGTCGACCAGCCGCGACTCGTTTTTCATCATCCTGGTCGCGGACATCTGGAAGACGTCGGCGTTCATGGCGTTGCTGATCCTCGCGGGGATGCAGAGCATCGACCGGAGCCTCTACGACGTCGCGAAGGTCTCCGGCGCCTCACGGTGGCAGCAGTTCCGGATGATCACGCTGCCGCTGGTACTGCCGGCGCTGCTGGTCGCGATGCTGTTCCGGACGCTCGACGCGATGCGCGTCTTCGGCATCATCGAGACCGTCTCCTCGTGTAGCACGGTGCCGTCGATGACCTGTCTGGTCGTCGAGACGATGTTCAGCGCGCGCCTGTACGCCTCCGCGGCGACGGTCGCGTTCATCACGGCCGGACTCATCGGGGTGGTGGTCAGCGTCTACCTGATCAAGTTCCGCGACACGGAGCGGGGTGCGTACGCGTGA
- a CDS encoding carbohydrate ABC transporter permease → MSVEDRPDPTPADGDDEAAGPFERWVRDTIRNPEKAYKAMFYTALIFFLITTLFPLYWLLMVALSGETTQDVGLLPRGFDPGLLLEGDLTMGAEPGVFVNVFTVVPFHRYMLNSFVLALVTTAIVLLVASLAGYVFGRLQFKGKTPLLLLILVISFFPPAAFFIPLYQLFNQNITPFGLTPPELFNTPAAMFLPFSALFLPLSIFILTTFYSQIPDGLEDAARVEGTTRLGALFRVIIPLSAPGVATAGILTFIAVYNEFFFSFLMTDGGPENWAPLVEGLIAYQGQYRIRYDLMAAASIVGVLPVAILVVVAQEKIVSGLTAGALKE, encoded by the coding sequence GTGAGCGTCGAAGACCGCCCCGACCCGACCCCGGCGGACGGGGACGACGAGGCCGCGGGACCGTTCGAGCGGTGGGTCCGGGACACGATCAGGAACCCCGAGAAGGCCTACAAGGCCATGTTCTACACGGCGCTGATCTTCTTCCTGATCACGACGCTGTTCCCCCTCTACTGGCTGTTGATGGTCGCCCTCTCCGGGGAGACCACCCAGGACGTCGGTCTCCTGCCACGCGGGTTCGACCCGGGACTGCTGCTCGAAGGCGACCTGACGATGGGAGCCGAACCCGGCGTGTTCGTCAACGTCTTCACCGTCGTGCCGTTCCACCGGTACATGCTCAACAGCTTCGTCCTCGCGCTCGTGACGACGGCCATCGTGCTGCTGGTCGCGAGCCTCGCGGGGTACGTCTTCGGCCGTCTCCAGTTCAAGGGGAAGACGCCGCTGCTGCTGTTGATCCTCGTCATCTCGTTTTTCCCGCCGGCGGCCTTCTTCATTCCGCTCTACCAGCTTTTCAACCAGAACATCACCCCGTTCGGGCTGACGCCCCCGGAGCTGTTCAACACCCCGGCGGCGATGTTCCTGCCGTTCAGCGCGCTGTTCCTACCGCTGTCGATTTTCATCCTCACGACGTTCTACAGCCAGATTCCGGACGGGCTGGAGGACGCCGCGCGGGTCGAGGGGACGACGCGGCTGGGCGCGCTGTTCCGCGTGATCATCCCGCTGTCGGCCCCCGGCGTCGCGACCGCGGGCATCCTCACGTTCATCGCGGTCTACAACGAGTTCTTCTTCTCGTTCCTCATGACCGACGGCGGCCCCGAGAACTGGGCGCCGCTCGTCGAGGGGCTGATCGCCTACCAGGGACAGTACCGGATCAGATACGACCTCATGGCGGCGGCGAGCATCGTCGGCGTGTTGCCGGTGGCGATCCTCGTCGTCGTCGCACAGGAGAAGATCGTCAGCGGCCTCACCGCTGGCGCACTCAAGGAGTGA
- a CDS encoding ABC transporter ATP-binding protein encodes MGDVILDGVTKRYEDVTAVDDMSLKIEDGEFVCFVGPSGCGKSTTLETVAGLTKPTEGEVHIADREVTNLPPKDRGVAMVFQNIALFPHMDVYDNISFGLRLRDYDKEEIDRRVEDAADTVQLEGMLDRMPDEMSGGQRQRVAIARAIVRDPDVFLMDEPLANLDAKLRVHMRTELQRLQKELDVTTIYVTHDQAEAMTMSDRIAVIDGGELQQIAPPLECYNEPANLFVAGFIGSPSMNFVEGELVANGLETPNFRVEFDPDRIEGASVGDELTLGIRPEDIYLADDERAASASTDRIRTTTDVLEPMGDEIFVYLLFEDGGNRSMGQQDSRGTHELLMSVAPDADLEEDDPVEVVLDRSRIHLFDTRTGDALAHGIDDLADARADVQEAEPDS; translated from the coding sequence ATGGGAGACGTCATACTCGACGGAGTCACGAAACGCTACGAAGACGTAACGGCGGTCGACGACATGAGCCTGAAGATCGAGGACGGCGAGTTCGTCTGCTTCGTCGGCCCCTCGGGCTGTGGGAAGTCGACGACGCTCGAAACGGTCGCGGGGCTGACGAAACCCACCGAGGGCGAGGTCCACATCGCCGACCGGGAGGTGACGAACCTGCCGCCGAAAGATCGGGGGGTGGCGATGGTGTTCCAGAACATCGCGCTGTTCCCCCACATGGACGTCTACGACAACATCAGCTTCGGGTTGCGGTTGCGCGACTACGACAAGGAGGAGATCGACCGCCGCGTCGAGGACGCCGCCGACACCGTCCAGCTCGAAGGAATGTTGGATCGGATGCCCGACGAGATGTCCGGCGGACAGCGCCAGCGGGTCGCCATCGCCCGCGCGATCGTTCGCGACCCCGACGTCTTCCTGATGGACGAACCGCTGGCGAATCTGGACGCCAAACTCCGCGTCCACATGCGCACCGAACTCCAGCGCCTCCAGAAGGAACTGGACGTGACGACGATCTACGTCACGCACGATCAGGCGGAGGCGATGACGATGTCCGACCGCATCGCGGTCATCGACGGGGGCGAACTCCAGCAGATCGCGCCGCCCCTGGAGTGTTACAACGAGCCGGCGAACCTGTTCGTCGCGGGCTTTATCGGCTCGCCCTCGATGAACTTCGTCGAGGGCGAACTCGTCGCAAACGGCCTCGAAACGCCGAACTTCCGCGTCGAGTTCGACCCCGACCGGATCGAGGGCGCCTCGGTCGGCGACGAACTCACGCTGGGCATCCGGCCCGAGGACATCTACCTCGCGGACGACGAGCGCGCCGCGTCCGCGTCGACCGACCGGATCCGGACGACGACGGACGTTCTGGAGCCGATGGGCGACGAGATATTCGTCTACCTGTTGTTTGAAGATGGTGGAAACCGTAGCATGGGACAGCAGGACTCGCGCGGAACCCACGAACTGCTGATGAGCGTCGCCCCGGACGCCGACCTCGAGGAGGACGACCCGGTCGAGGTCGTCCTCGACCGCTCGCGGATCCACCTCTTCGACACGCGAACGGGCGACGCGCTCGCCCACGGCATCGACGACCTCGCGGACGCCCGCGCGGACGTCCAGGAAGCCGAGCCCGACAGCTGA
- a CDS encoding Gfo/Idh/MocA family protein: MATDRTTVRTGIIGLGNIGQFHAERLRELGVPLVGGMDVAAEARTQFARRYDVDVYEEYERLYDEVDAVVVTTPNKFHEEYAVAALERDLHVLIEKPLAHTLESAERIAAAASESDAVCAVGFNNRFANTVRVVKNRIDRGDLGEVTHLEANYVRRRGVPGRGSWFTRRAVAGGGALIDLGVHAIDLALYLLDYPTVAEVTGVTRTEFGTREDYAYLEMWGEDAGPGGFDVDDSASAFVRTADDRTITLEVAWATNRPANHEFVVRGTEAAARFDLLENELSFHSASTIGPDHLEDTTVETRQNDTHTDEQRAFFDAIVTDHVDDRSVEQALAVQRVVDAIYRSNEEGSTVAVR, encoded by the coding sequence ATGGCCACAGATCGAACCACCGTCCGAACCGGAATCATCGGCCTCGGTAACATCGGCCAGTTCCACGCCGAGCGCCTCCGCGAGCTGGGCGTCCCGCTCGTCGGCGGCATGGACGTCGCCGCCGAGGCGCGAACCCAGTTCGCCCGCCGGTACGACGTCGACGTCTACGAGGAGTACGAGCGCCTCTACGACGAGGTCGACGCCGTCGTCGTCACGACGCCGAACAAGTTCCACGAGGAGTACGCCGTCGCCGCCCTCGAACGCGACCTGCACGTCCTCATCGAGAAGCCGCTGGCACACACCCTAGAGAGCGCCGAGCGGATCGCCGCGGCCGCCAGCGAGAGCGACGCCGTCTGCGCGGTCGGGTTCAACAACCGGTTTGCCAACACCGTCCGGGTCGTCAAGAACCGGATCGACCGGGGCGACCTCGGCGAGGTCACCCACCTCGAGGCGAACTACGTCCGCCGGCGCGGCGTCCCGGGGCGGGGCTCGTGGTTCACCCGGCGGGCGGTCGCCGGCGGCGGCGCGCTGATCGACCTCGGGGTCCACGCCATCGACCTCGCGCTGTACCTGCTCGACTACCCGACGGTCGCGGAGGTCACCGGCGTCACCCGCACCGAGTTCGGCACGCGCGAGGACTACGCCTACCTCGAGATGTGGGGCGAGGACGCCGGCCCGGGCGGGTTCGACGTCGACGACTCCGCGAGCGCGTTCGTGCGCACGGCCGACGACCGGACGATCACGCTGGAGGTCGCCTGGGCGACCAATCGCCCCGCGAACCACGAGTTCGTCGTCCGGGGCACCGAGGCCGCCGCCCGGTTCGACCTGCTCGAGAACGAACTCTCGTTTCACTCGGCGAGTACGATCGGCCCGGACCACCTCGAAGACACGACGGTCGAGACCCGCCAGAACGACACGCACACGGACGAACAGCGCGCGTTCTTCGACGCCATCGTCACCGACCACGTCGACGACCGGAGCGTCGAGCAGGCGCTGGCCGTCCAGCGGGTCGTCGACGCCATCTACCGGTCGAACGAGGAAGGCAGCACCGTCGCCGTCCGGTAG
- a CDS encoding sugar phosphate isomerase/epimerase family protein, with amino-acid sequence MDIGVHTPPLYGESLEDAVAYLAGIGVSAIEPGVGGYPGDTHLPRDEYLGDEDAQADLHDLLDEHGMHISALATHNNPLHPDDERAAEADEELREAIELADQLGVDAVTCFSGLPGGGPNDEVPNWITAPWPTEHAEAHEYQWEVAVDYWADLAAFADDHGVDVAIEMHPNMLVYEPHGMARLREATNERVGANFDPSHLYWQGISITDAIRFLGERDAIHHFHAKDTRVYEEQAREKGVLDTTAYDDEPNRSWLFRSVGYGHGESHWKDVVSTLRMVGYDGTLSIEHEDSLTSSREGLEKAVELLQRAVFEEQPGEAYWAE; translated from the coding sequence ATGGATATCGGCGTTCACACCCCGCCACTGTACGGTGAATCGCTCGAAGACGCGGTCGCGTACCTCGCCGGTATCGGCGTGAGCGCGATCGAACCCGGCGTCGGCGGCTATCCGGGCGACACCCACCTGCCCCGGGACGAGTACCTCGGCGACGAGGACGCACAGGCCGACCTGCACGACCTGCTCGACGAGCACGGGATGCACATTAGCGCGCTCGCGACGCACAACAATCCGCTACACCCCGACGACGAGCGGGCCGCCGAGGCCGACGAGGAACTGCGCGAGGCGATCGAACTCGCCGACCAGCTCGGCGTCGACGCGGTTACCTGCTTCTCCGGGCTGCCCGGCGGCGGCCCGAACGACGAGGTGCCAAACTGGATCACCGCGCCGTGGCCGACCGAACACGCCGAGGCCCACGAGTACCAGTGGGAGGTCGCCGTCGACTACTGGGCCGACCTCGCGGCGTTCGCGGACGACCACGGCGTCGACGTGGCGATCGAGATGCACCCGAACATGCTGGTCTACGAACCCCACGGCATGGCGCGGCTGCGCGAGGCGACCAACGAGCGCGTCGGCGCGAACTTCGACCCCTCGCACCTCTACTGGCAGGGCATCTCGATCACCGACGCGATCCGCTTCCTCGGCGAGCGCGACGCGATTCACCACTTCCACGCCAAGGACACGAGGGTCTACGAGGAGCAGGCCCGCGAGAAGGGCGTCCTCGACACGACGGCCTACGACGACGAGCCGAACCGCTCGTGGCTCTTTCGGTCCGTGGGCTACGGCCACGGCGAGTCCCACTGGAAGGATGTCGTCTCGACGCTGCGGATGGTCGGCTACGACGGCACGCTGAGCATCGAACACGAGGACTCGCTGACGAGTTCGCGCGAGGGCCTCGAGAAGGCGGTCGAACTCCTCCAGCGGGCGGTCTTCGAGGAACAGCCCGGCGAGGCCTACTGGGCCGAGTGA
- a CDS encoding HalOD1 output domain-containing protein — MGVSGDAPAAGERSPSRAVVEAVAEREGVDVTDVEPPTYDPLYAVVNPEALDRLLAGRADVTLEFVYEGYEVVVRGDGRVDLSETGSGNEFRLDGSSGDHSAQ, encoded by the coding sequence ATGGGTGTATCCGGAGACGCGCCGGCGGCCGGCGAACGGTCGCCCAGTCGAGCGGTCGTCGAGGCCGTCGCCGAGCGCGAGGGGGTCGACGTCACCGACGTCGAGCCGCCGACGTACGACCCGCTGTACGCCGTGGTGAACCCGGAGGCGCTCGACCGCCTGCTCGCGGGCCGCGCCGACGTCACCCTCGAATTCGTCTACGAGGGCTACGAGGTCGTCGTCCGCGGCGACGGTCGGGTCGACCTCTCGGAAACGGGGTCCGGAAACGAGTTCCGTCTCGACGGCTCGTCGGGCGATCACTCGGCCCAGTAG